In the Pedosphaera parvula Ellin514 genome, one interval contains:
- a CDS encoding ABC transporter permease, with the protein MNSALIYLLVKSWQNRNWMRVRRLKQPKYLIFAIIGAGYFYSYFIGFLFNPKRFAGGMGVGPFGASASDPVLWQSIGALILLVIFLGMWIFPTERAALVLSEAEVAFLFPAPIDRKTLVRFKLLKAQVAIVTSVIFLQFIGVLTGRTRSLEAGLIHGIGWWLIFSILSLHKLGASFARTMLLDHGISNWKRRGMVLTLAGLGVAGVAVWVMKEIPRPDFSELTGMEDLKYYGEQILESGPLPYLLFPFRLIVKPYLAPDLVSFLVALAPAALLVVVHYVWVMRSDVAFEEASVEASQKMAERIANIRASRSNGGAMIKPRKKKRAPFELKPSGLPSVALLWKNLIHAGHSFTPRFWLRLLVVGVILCMYLRGTGFGSEVMPVIAILIPMLMAWSLLIGPQLFRQDFRSDMAMADVLKTYPLKSWQLALGELLAPTVILTFVHWFLIVMGVLMFYKFDGRAIPLGMRISAGLALAVIMPGLNLICLMIPNCAVLLFPGWFQAGKDAPQGIEATGQRLVLALGQFFVFAVTILPPAIVFGLVMLVGGLMGNPVLILPVAAIPAAILIAAECWGGLLLLGRLFERYDLSGETGA; encoded by the coding sequence ATGAACAGCGCGCTGATTTATTTGTTGGTCAAGTCGTGGCAGAATCGCAACTGGATGCGGGTGCGTCGGTTGAAGCAGCCGAAGTATTTGATTTTTGCGATTATTGGAGCGGGATATTTCTACTCGTATTTTATCGGGTTTCTTTTCAATCCGAAAAGATTTGCCGGTGGAATGGGTGTCGGGCCGTTTGGTGCGAGCGCGTCGGACCCGGTTTTGTGGCAATCGATTGGAGCGTTGATTTTATTGGTGATTTTCCTGGGGATGTGGATTTTTCCGACGGAGCGGGCGGCGTTGGTGCTCAGCGAAGCGGAGGTGGCGTTTCTTTTTCCGGCACCCATTGATCGAAAGACGCTGGTGCGATTCAAGCTGCTCAAGGCGCAGGTTGCGATTGTGACCTCGGTGATTTTTCTGCAGTTCATAGGAGTGTTGACGGGAAGAACGAGGTCGCTGGAAGCAGGTTTGATTCATGGCATCGGCTGGTGGTTGATCTTCTCGATATTAAGCCTGCACAAGCTGGGGGCTTCCTTCGCGCGGACGATGTTGCTGGATCATGGCATTTCCAATTGGAAGCGGCGCGGGATGGTGCTGACGCTGGCTGGGCTTGGAGTGGCGGGAGTGGCGGTGTGGGTGATGAAAGAAATTCCGCGACCGGATTTCAGCGAGTTAACGGGGATGGAAGATTTGAAGTATTACGGGGAGCAGATCCTGGAATCCGGGCCGTTGCCATACTTGTTGTTTCCATTTCGATTGATTGTGAAACCGTATCTGGCGCCGGATTTGGTTTCGTTTCTGGTCGCGTTAGCTCCGGCGGCGCTGCTGGTGGTAGTGCATTATGTCTGGGTGATGCGGTCGGATGTGGCGTTTGAGGAGGCTTCAGTGGAAGCGTCGCAGAAGATGGCGGAGCGGATCGCGAATATCCGGGCGAGCCGGTCGAATGGAGGGGCAATGATCAAGCCCAGGAAGAAGAAACGGGCACCGTTTGAATTGAAGCCCTCGGGGTTGCCGTCCGTCGCGTTGCTGTGGAAGAATTTGATTCACGCCGGACATTCCTTCACACCGCGATTCTGGTTGAGGCTGCTGGTGGTGGGCGTCATTTTATGCATGTATCTGCGGGGGACAGGATTTGGCAGTGAAGTCATGCCGGTGATTGCGATTTTGATTCCGATGTTGATGGCGTGGTCGTTGCTGATCGGGCCGCAACTGTTTCGGCAGGATTTCCGGAGTGACATGGCTATGGCGGATGTGTTGAAGACTTATCCGTTAAAGAGCTGGCAATTGGCGTTGGGAGAGTTGCTGGCTCCGACGGTGATTCTAACCTTTGTCCATTGGTTCCTGATCGTCATGGGCGTGCTGATGTTTTACAAGTTCGATGGCCGGGCAATTCCGTTGGGCATGAGAATCTCCGCCGGACTCGCGCTGGCTGTAATCATGCCCGGGTTGAATTTGATTTGCCTGATGATACCCAATTGCGCGGTGCTGCTTTTTCCGGGGTGGTTTCAGGCTGGCAAAGATGCGCCGCAGGGAATAGAAGCGACGGGGCAGAGACTGGTGCTGGCTTTGGGACAATTTTTTGTGTTCGCAGTGACGATACTTCCGCCAGCGATCGTTTTTGGTTTGGTTATGCTGGTGGGAGGCTTGATGGGAAATCCGGTTTTGATTTTGCCCGTGGCCGCGATACCAGCAGCGATCCTGATTGCGGCGGAGTGTTGGGGAGGTTTGCTGCTGCTGGGGAGATTGTTTGAGCGGTATGATTTGTCGGGAGAGACGGGGGCGTAA
- a CDS encoding ABC transporter ATP-binding protein: MIEVQGLTKLYGDFVAVNELSFAVQAGQVLGLVGPNGAGKTTTLRCLAGIIPPTRGSLRICGIDLVSNPIPAKKELAFFTDEPRLFDYLTVEQHLAFTARIYQVADYKRITEPLLAELEITDKKDKLPGELSRGMKQKLVIACGLLHSPKVIFFDEPLTGLDPIGIRRMKDSILKRAREGAAIIISSHLLHLLEEVCSHVLILKGGQNVADGTVEEIKQKFSETGENNLENAFFQATAETRVPPIVPPAITP; the protein is encoded by the coding sequence ATGATTGAAGTCCAGGGGTTGACGAAATTGTATGGGGATTTTGTGGCGGTGAATGAGCTTTCGTTCGCGGTGCAAGCGGGGCAGGTGCTGGGGTTGGTTGGTCCGAACGGGGCGGGTAAGACGACGACGTTGCGCTGTTTGGCGGGGATTATTCCGCCGACGCGGGGCAGTTTGCGGATTTGTGGAATCGATTTGGTTTCGAATCCGATACCGGCGAAGAAGGAGCTGGCATTTTTTACGGATGAACCGCGGTTGTTCGATTATTTGACGGTGGAGCAGCATCTGGCTTTCACCGCGCGGATTTACCAGGTGGCGGATTACAAACGGATTACGGAGCCGTTGCTGGCGGAGTTGGAGATTACGGATAAGAAGGACAAGTTGCCGGGCGAACTTTCGCGGGGGATGAAGCAGAAGCTGGTGATTGCGTGCGGATTGTTGCACTCGCCGAAGGTGATTTTCTTTGATGAGCCGCTGACGGGGTTGGACCCGATCGGGATTCGGAGGATGAAGGATTCCATTCTGAAACGAGCCCGGGAAGGGGCGGCGATCATTATCAGCTCGCATTTGTTGCATTTGCTGGAGGAGGTTTGCTCGCATGTGTTGATTTTGAAGGGCGGACAGAACGTGGCGGATGGGACGGTGGAGGAAATCAAACAGAAGTTTTCGGAAACCGGTGAAAACAATCTGGAGAATGCGTTCTTCCAGGCGACGGCGGAGACGAGGGTGCCGCCGATTGTGCCGCCGGCAATCACGCCATGA